From the Periophthalmus magnuspinnatus isolate fPerMag1 chromosome 1, fPerMag1.2.pri, whole genome shotgun sequence genome, one window contains:
- the LOC117373179 gene encoding arf-GAP with dual PH domain-containing protein 2-like encodes MANLERYNKILNELMQLPGNNVCADCGSPEPDWASYTLGIFVCLNCSGLHRNIPSVSRVKSVRLDFWDDTLVESMRKTGNLISKALYEKSIPVFYYRPQQKDCVVLKDQWVQAKYERREFTGESNGAQKPYMLDPFEIVLWKKGKKNKQFLKRSFLLSQKDFTLRYFVKEDCKVPKHVISMKDLNAVFQPEKIGHAHGLQISFLHGDERTRNLFVYHENAQLIVSFFNALRKTRLAYLQKKNPALQICDLIPQLTRPSLMEGYMEKTGPTQREPFKRRWFTLCAMNRKLLYYKTPLDATELGAVFIGTENHSYSVAEISGHSSRSGRWHCGLSLETPGRKFLFMCEQEQDQQDWISALRKVISLPMSAEDYANEANLRRAK; translated from the exons atggCAAACTTGGAAAGATATAACAAAATCCTTAATGAATTGATGCAACTACCTGGGAATAACGTGTGTGCAGACTGTGGATCTCCTG AACCTGACTGGGCGTCCTACACCTTGGGCATATTTGTGTGTCTCAACTGTTCAGGGCTTCACCGTAACATCCCGTCTGTGAGCAGAGTGAAATCTGTGCGCCTGGATTTCTGGGATGACACACTTGTGGAG tccaTGCGGAAAACGGGGAATTTGATCTCCAAAGCCTTGTATGAAAAATCCATCCCTGTTTTTTATTATCGACCACAACAGAAAGACTGTGT TGTGCTAAAGGACCAGTGGGTACAAGCGAAATACGAGAGAAGAGAGTTCACCGGCGAATCCAACGGCGCTCAGAAACCGTATATGTTAG ATCCTTTTGAGATTGTGCTGTGGAAGAAGGGCAAAAAGAACAAGCAGTTTCTAAAAAGGAGCTTTCTTCTGTCCCAAAAAGACTTCACCCTCAGATACTTCGTGAAAGAAGAT TGTAAAGTTCCCAAACACGTCATCAGCATGAAGGATCTTAACGCAGTTTTTCAACCGGAGAAGATCGGACACGCTCATGGGCTGCAGATTTCTTTTCTACACGGGGACGAAAGAACCAGAAATCTCTTTGTTTACCATGAAAACGCTCAG ctaatCGTGTCTTTTTTCAACGCCCTTCGGAAAACTCGCTTGGCCTATCTCCAAAAGAAAAACCCCGCGCTTCAAATTTGCGAC TTAATCCCGCAGCTCACACGGCCCAGTCTGATGGAAGGATACATGGAGAAAACTGGGCCGACG cAGCGTGAGCCGTTTAAGAGGAGGTGGTTCACACTGTGCGCCATGAATCGAAAACTTCTGTATTATAAAACGCCTCTT GATGCCACAGAGCTGGGGGCGGTCTTCATTGGCACAGAGAACCACAGTTACTCTGTGGCAGAGATCAGCGGGCACAGCTCGAGGAGCGGGCGCTGGCACTGTGGCCTCAGCCTGGAGACCCCCGGGAGGAAGTTTCTTTTTATGTGTGAACAAGAACAAGACCAGCAGGACTGGATCAGCGCCTTGAGGAAAGTCATCTCTCTGCCCATGAGCGCCGAGGACTACGCCA atgAAGCCAACCTTAGACGAGCGAAATGA
- the tefm gene encoding transcription elongation factor, mitochondrial, producing MWVAKQFLTSLAQRAQPGLFRRTPHCSLPKFELRYLQCTCCWRSRVPVSDFDTLNASIVGSAPCNDGKTLDAYYTPEQKEVILKLLNNAPLPELSGVKLLRGRKSINIVEYRTKNGPFKTLESVVNVPLLKHKSAVVVFNSILNPVKKERKVKINLAKFIRPEVDRSWLKDAGSIVSIVCGTNKIAWAHVDRGMTLLDWQQKDCPNFLKGTYMASFYLTDVSTVVDHLPEADFYIIEKSSISVQNTSLFPIMAHMRTVEAMLFALLEPRVPQPEPNIPPRVLNMMRTAVGRHFGLMVGESRTSGAQTVRKLMTESVTQKLPRINFPSELLVKHRNSFEMGSRRTGEELCDALLQAVAFYELLSESSG from the exons ATGTGGGTCGCTAAGCAGTTTCTAACATCTTTAGCCCAAAGAG CACAGCCTGGCTTATTTCGAAGGACCCCACACTGCTCCCTCCCCAAATTTGAGCTCCGTTATCTGCAGTGCACGTGCTGTTGGAGGAGCCGGGTCCCTGTGTCTGACTTTGACACTTTGAACGCCTCAATTGTCGGATCTGCTCCCTGTAATGACGGCAAGACCCTGGACGCTTACTATACACCTGAGCAAAAAGAAGTTATCCTGAAGCTTCTCAACAATGCACCCCTGCCAGAGCTGTCCGGTGTCAAACTCCTCCGCGGGCGTAAATCCATCAACATTGTGGAGTACAGGACAAAAAATGGGCCATTTAAGACTCTGGAAAGTGTGGTGAATGTACCACTCCTCAAACACAAAAGTGCTGTAGTTGTGTTCAACTCTATTCTTAATCCGGTGAAAAAGGAACGGAAGGTGAAGATTAATCTAGCCAAGTTTATCAGACCTGAGGTGGACAGGTCCTGGCTgaag GATGCCGGTTCTATAGTTTCCATTGtatgtgggacaaataaaatcGCCTGGGCTCACGTCGATCGGGGGATGACTCTTTTGGATTGGCAGCAGAAGGACTGCCCCAACTTTCTCAAAGGAACATACATGGCTTCTTTCTACCTCACTGAT GTTTCTACAGTCGTGGATCACCTCCCAGAAGCCGACTTCTACATCATCGAGAAGTCTTCCATCTCCGTTCAGAACACGTCTTTGTTCCCCATAATGGCTCATATGAGAACAGTGGAGGCGATGCTTTTCGCTTTGTTGGAGCCGAGAGTCCCACAACCAGAACCAAATATCCCTCCAAG AGTTCTGAACATGATGCGCACGGCTGTGGGGCGACACTTCGGGCTCATGGTGGGTGAGTCTCGGACCAGTGGGGCTCAGACTGTGAGAAAACTAATGACAGAATCAGTGACTCAAAAGCTGCCGAGGATTAACTTTCCTTCGGAGCTCTTGGTCAAACACCGGAACTCATTTGAGATGGGGAGCCGCCGCACGGGGGAGGAGCTGTGCGACGCTCTGCTTCAGGCCGTGGCTTTTTACGAACTGCTCAGTGAATCGTCTGGATAA
- the atad5b gene encoding ATPase family AAA domain-containing protein 5b — translation MRAKLKRTKAKTASNCTGVLAATKKTPQTPNVSVYSRFDATGVDCKEPDELHMSHLDLCLRHVQASNPTFPVNNFFSVLRRKSCANGQCFASKDEAQSNSKEDDNQEAHGRSRETEEDATTTFSPSHVLQDGSTSAPEKTQRRSRLSRTRRLRYGSGKLENIIELENKRTQEKKTGPQSKKTSVLKQREPFRDDVLWTDKYRPRCSNEIVGNTEATEKLHSWLNKWKLKTDAEEEGKKLKERQNEGRSNDSWDCGDFEDEVGPDDGTEEQLCNTVLISGPPGVGKTASVYACAVELGFKVFEVNCSSRRSGREVLSQLKEATQSHLVDGSGNDSLKPTFFSSSSSVCGSHRPDPAVKTHKKTTTTTSTSKKNSGQIRSSCKKRAKPNTLTSYFKTKAKADYLYHSRMKSCNSPCEKSTTKRGPTDSAACDDHDETNSKTAATSLILFEEVDVIFEEDVGFFAAIKTFMATTKRPVVMTTSDPLFRERFNSSLKEIIFQTPSMGDVCSFLRLVCLAENVQLDPDDVTTLFTVTGGDVRRCLLQLQLWSNSGAGQRRHRINVEDDGYNGCSANMLGLQSLTTRTLLQLLQITSWMEQQMTELLLPMIESWRNGFPILYSNLERLLQVNEVNSTRSGPDDKLALGESQQIKTFSPYSARSAAETRSRLSRKKNITSAQKKSSSIQISEKLETANSLIALADFFDVMSFIDSTVPTAPKPQPTLCSLRGFVWTGAKLQDGQLDEMREEEDKNEAMTLDIRAALEALGFHCCWRKFSDSYEVQRQEGDASNGRNLNYISQHPDPNMFDLSKNVLSSRYFSLLQNKGVVCVDYLPVIRLICRTHKKRKKHTDELDRSVRTRLGLSKDTVRFLADDFS, via the exons ATGCGCGCAAAACTGAAGCGCACCAAAGCAAAAACAGCTTCAAACTGCACTGGAGTTCTTGCAGCAACCAAAAAGACACCTCAAACTCCAAATGTAAGTGTTTATAGTCGTTTTGATGCTACAGGAGTGGACTGTAAGGAGCCAGACGAGCTGCACATGTCACATTTGGACCTGTGTTTGAGACATGTCCAAGCTTCTAATCCCACATTTCCAGTCAACAACTTCTTCAGTGTTTTGCGCAGAAAAAGCTGTGCAAATGGACAGTGTTTTGCATCCAAAG ATGAAGCACAGAGTAACAGTAAAGAGGATGACAACCAGGAGGCGCATGGGAGatccagagagacagaggaggacgCCACGACGACCTTCTCCCCTTCACATGTTCTTCAGGACGGTTCAACGTCGGCTCCTGAAAAGACTCAACGCAGGAGCAGATTAAGCCGAACCCGGAGACTCAGATATGGAAGTGGCAAATTAGAAAATATTATTGAACTGGAAAATAAGAGAacacaagagaaaaaaacaggcCCGCAGTCAAAAAAAACCTCAGTGCTTAAACAAAGAG AACCGTTTCGTGATGACGTTCTCTGGACAGATAAATATCGTCCTCGCTGTTCTAATGAAATCGTCGGCAACACGGAGGCAACGGAAAAACTGCACAG CTGGTTAAATAAGTGGAAACTAAAAACAGATGCTGAGGAAGAAGGGAAGAAGCTTaaagaaagacaaaatgaaGGACGAAGCAATG ACTCGTGGGACTGTGGGGACTTTGAGGACGAGGTGGGGCCAGATGACGGGACAGAAGAGCAGTTGTGTAACACCGTCCTCATATCGGGGCCCCCTGGTGTGGGAAAGACGGCTTCAGTGTACGCCTGCGCTGTGGAACTGGGCTTCAAG GTTTTTGAAGTGAACTGCTCGTCACGGCGCAGTGGAAGAGAAGTATTGTCCCAGCTAAAAGAAGCGACTCAGTCACACCTCGTGGACGGTTCTGGTAACGACTCGTTAAAACCAACGTTCTTCAGCAGCTCCAGCTCAGTCTGCGGCTCACACAGACCTGACCCTG CTGTAAAGACGCACAAAAAAACGACGACAACAACGTCCACATCCAAAAAGAACTCAGGACAGATCAGGTCCAGCTGCAAGAAACGAGCAAAACCCAACACTTTGACCAGTTATTTCAAAACAAAGGCAAAAGCAGATTATTTGTACCATTCCCGGATGAAATCGTGTAATTCACCATGTGAGAAATCCACAACCAAAAGAGGACCAACAGACTCTGCCGCCTGCGACGATCACGACGAGACGAACAGTAAAACGGCGGCGACGTCTCTGATTCTGTTTGAGGAG GTAGACGTCATTTTCGAGGAGGATGTTGGATTCTTTGCCGCCATCAAGACTTTTATGGCGACCACAAAAAGGCCCGTTGTCATGACGACGAGCG atccTTTGTTCAGAGAGAGATTCAACTCCAGCTTGAAAGAAATAATTTTTCAAACTCCATCAATG GGTGACGTCTGTAGTTTCCTGCGGCTCGTTTGTTTGGCAGAAAACGTGCAGCTCGACCCGGACGACGTGACGACTCTTTTCACTGTGACGGGAGGAGACGTGAGGCGTTGTCTGCTACAACTGCAGCTCTGGAGTAACAGCGGTGCGGGACAGAGACGCCACAGAA TCAATGTGGAGGATGACGGTTATAACGGCTGCAGCGCCAACATGTTAGGTCTTCAGTCTCTCACTACAAGGACTTTGCTACAGCTTCTACAG attacTTCATGGATGGAGCAACAAATGACAGAACTCCTGCTGCCCATGATAGAAAGCTGGAGAAATGGTTTCCCAATACTTTACTCCAACCTAGAGCGCCTCCTACAGGTGAATGAAGTGAACAGTACACGTTCTGGTCCAGACGATAAACTGGCACTGGGCGAgagtcaacaaatcaaaacttttAGTCCGTATTCAGCTCGGTCTGCTGCGGAGACTAGATCTAGACTAAGCAGGAAGAAAAATATTACATCTGCGCAAAAGAAAAGCTCATCAATCCAGATTTCTGAAAAACTAGAAACTGCGAACAGCCTCATCGCTTTGGCTGATTTCTTTGACGTCATGTCTTTCATCGATTCAACGGTTCCAACGGCGCCAAAGCCACAGCCAACCCTGTGTAGCCTGCGAGGATTCGTTTGGACTGGAGCGAAGTTACAGGACGGACAACTGGAcgagatgagagaggaagaggacaaaAATGAAGCGATGACGCTGGATATCAGGGCGGCGTTGGAGGCTTTGGGGTTTCACTGTTGCTGGAGGAAGTTCTCAGATAGTTATGAAGTCCAGAGACAAGAAGGAGATGCTTCCAACGGCAGAAACCTCAACTATATCTCTCAACATCCGGATCCAAACAT gtttgaTTTGAGCAAGAACGTTCTCAGCAGTCGGTACTTCAGTTTGCTCCAGAATAAAGGTGTCGTTTGTGTCGACTATCTCCCTGTGATACGCCTCATCTGTCGCACTCACAAGAAAcggaaaaaacacacagacgagCTGGACAG ATCCGTCAGAACTCGACTAGGACTGTCAAAGGACACTGTTCGATTCCTGGCAGATGACTTCTCTTAA
- the suz12b gene encoding LOW QUALITY PROTEIN: polycomb protein suz12-B (The sequence of the model RefSeq protein was modified relative to this genomic sequence to represent the inferred CDS: deleted 2 bases in 1 codon) yields the protein MPSARNSGSIMSGASCKANGAVYPASSAMMNSVKKPKMEQIQADHELFLQAFEKPTQIYRFLRTRNIIAPIFLHRTLTFMSHRNTRTNKKRKSFKVDDLMKKVEKMKGHPDSPNMSSHLQLTFTGFFHKDEKPSQNSENDQSSVSLEVLLVKVCHKKRKDVSCPVKQVPTGKKQVPLNPDGNQNKSGSYPSLVVSSNEFEPSNSHMVKSYSLLFKVSRTGKKNGTNLVNGQANENVDVTDTPSRKKRSSSHREEGETTETYIAQMTVFDKNRRLQLLDGEYEVSMQGMEDSPVSKKRATWETILDGKRLPPFETFSQGPTLQFTLRWTGDVNGKSAGSVTRPLSTRNSETFTPMNQEQQPQSTYELVLVSMKESVSADVHSKKDNSQSEPRQKLRIFYQFLYNNNTRQQTEARDDLHCPWCTLNCRKLYSLLKHLKLSHSRFIFNYVPHPKGARIDVSINECYDGSYVGNPQDIHSQPGFAFSRNGPVKRTAVTHILVCRPKRTKPSLSEFLESEDGELEQQRTYVSGHNRLYFHSDSCMPLRPQEMEEDSEDERDPEWLREKTATQLDEFTDVNEGEKEVMKLWNLHVMKNGFIADNQMSQAIMLFVESCGAHIVRRNLCRNFLLHLVSMHDFNLVNTSTIDRAMTHLRQMQEELKHTEEQDPSLSAGACNGTAITSSGGKPGKRTKSSLTD from the exons ACTCAGGAAGTATTATGAGTGGGGCGAGCTGCAAAGCAAACGGCGCCGTGTACCCCGCCTCATCAGCGATGATGAACTCTGTGAAGAAGCCCAAGATGGAGCAGATCCAGGCCGACCATGAGCTCTTCCTGCAGGCCTTCGAAA AACCTACTCAAATATACAGATTCCTCCGCACAAGGAACATCATTGCT CCTATATTCTTGCACAGAACTTTGACATTCATGTCACATAGAAATACtcgaacaaacaaaaaaag aAAATCATTCAAAGTGGATGACTTGATGAAGAAAGTGGAAAAGATGAAGGGACACCCTGACTCCCCAAA caTGTCTTCACATTTACAGCTAACATTTACTGGATTCTTCCATAAGGACG AAAAGCCATCACAGAATTCAGAAAATGACCAGAGTTCAGTTTCTTTAGAGGTGCTACTTGTCAAAGTCTGccataaaaaaagaaag GATGTCAGTTGTCCAGTGAAGCAAGTGCCTACAGGTAAAAAGCAGGTGCCTTTGAACCCTGACGGTAACCAAAACAAGTCCGGATCCTATCCTTCCTTAGTCGTCTCCAGCAATGAGTTTGAGCCCAGCAACAGCCACATGGTGAAGTCGTATTCACTCTTGTTCAAAGTGTCACGCACAGGGAAGAAGAATGGGACTAACCTGGTCAACGGTCAGGCCAATGAGAACGTTG ACGTTACAGATACGCCgagcagaaagaagagaagTTCGTCCcacagagaagagggggagaccACAGAGACGTATATAGCACAAATGACTGTATTTGATAAGAACAG AAGATTGCAGCTATTGGACGGCGAGTATGAAGTGTCAATGCAAGGAATGGAAGATAGTCCTGTAAGCAAGAAGCGTGCCACATGGGAGACAATTCTGGACGGAAAG aGGCTTCCACCTTTCGAGACTTTTTCTCAGGGACCCACACTGCAGTTTACTCTGCGCTGGACTGGGGATGTCAATGGAAAATCGGCTGGTTCTGTGACCAGACCCCTCTCTACTCGCAACTCGGAGACTTTCACTCCCATG AACCAGGAACAGCAACCACAGAGCACTTATGAGTTAGTACTTGTGTCTA TGAAGGAGTCTGTCAGTGCAGACGTTCACTCAAAGAAAGACAATAGCCAGTCTGAACCGCGGCAGAAATTAAGGATATTTTATCAG TTTTTATACAACAATAACACGAGGCAGCAGACAGAGGCCAGAGACGACCTTCACTGTCCTTGGTGCACTTTGAACTGCAGAAAGCTGTACAGCCTTCTCAAACACCTCAAACTCTCTCACTCGCGCTTCATTTTCAACTACGTG CCTCATCCCAAAGGAGCCAGGATAGATGTGTCTATCAATGAATGTTATGATGGTTCATACGTCGGCAACCCTCAGGACATCCACAGCCAGCCGGGCTTTGCTTTTAGTCGCAATGGGCCCGTGAAGAGAACAGCTGTCACCCACATTCTAGTCTGCAG ACCTAAAAGGACCAAGCCGAGTCTGTCAGAGTTTCTCGAGTCTGAAGATGGAGAGTTGGAGCAGCAGAGGACTTACGTGAGCGGACACAATCGTCTGTACTTCCACAGTGACAGCTGCATGCCCCTGCGGCCtcaggagatggaggaggacagTGAAGACGAGCGCGACCCGGAGTGGCTCAGAGAGAAAACTGCTACG CAACTGGATGAGTTCACTGATGTgaatgagggagagaaggaggtgatGAAGCTTTGGAACCTGCATGTTATGAAGAACGG TTTCATCGCTGACAACCAGATGAGCCAGGCCATAATGCTTTTTGTGGAGAGCTGCGGAGCTCACATCGTGCGGCGTAACCTGTGTCGTAACTTCCTGCTTCACCTCGTGAGCATGCATGACTTTAACCTGGTCAACACCTCCACCATCGACCGGGCAATGACCCACCTGAGACAGATGCAAGAGGAGctcaaacacacagaggagcaggacccATCACTGTCAGCGGGCGCCTGTAACGGCACTGCCATCACCTCCAGCGGTGGCAAACCGGGCAAGAGGACAAAGAGCTCCCTCACAGACTGA